From the Lolium rigidum isolate FL_2022 chromosome 2, APGP_CSIRO_Lrig_0.1, whole genome shotgun sequence genome, one window contains:
- the LOC124693529 gene encoding metal transporter Nramp4-like isoform X2 — protein sequence MGSLVWVHLRVDYTVVGSEAWCRHRHLAELCMGEYPKYVRYGLWFFAELGVIAATIPGVLGTALAYNILFHIPFWAGVLICGATIILLLGLQSYGVRKLEFMIVLFMLVMASCFFIELNQVNTPVSELLEGLFVPRLRGHYAISDAVALISALVLPHNLFLHSSLVISRNIPSSCEAVKDASVFFLIDNALALFLALLVNVAIVSLSATICVDNISLETDTCSSLTLKSAFILFKNVLGRSKSVVYCLALLASGQSCAVITTYSGQYIMQGFSGMRKLIIYLVAPCLTVVPTLIICSIGGALRVRQLINIAAIILSFVLPFALIPLLKFSSCPSMVGPYKNSISITRTSWILSMVIISINTYFFCNSFISWLVYSDLPRFAKAIISTLVFPFMAAYVAAVIYLARKKVIINVALPSRSVSCGIEVEEVRIEDGR from the exons ATGGGTTCTCTTGTTTGGGTTCATCTTCGTGTTGATTATACAGTCGTTGGCAGCGAAGCTTGGTGTCGTCACAG GCACCTTGCGGAGCTGTGTATGGGTGAATACCCTAAGTATGTTAGATACGGCTTATGGTTTTTCGCTGAGCTAGGCGTGATTGCTGCCACTATACCAGGAG TTTTAGGAACTGCTTTAGCATACAACATTTTGTTTCACATTCCGTTTTGGGCCGGTGTACTCATATGTGGAGCTACCATCATCCTACTTCTAGGATTACAGAGCTATGGG GTCCGAAAACTGGAGTTCATGATTGTACTTTTTATGCTCGTCATGGCCTCGTGTTTCTTTATAGAGTTGAACCAGGTCAATACTCCAGTGAGCGAGTTACTTGAGGGGTTATTTGTCCCGAGACTCAGAGGACATTATGCTATCTCAGATGCAGTTGCCCTGATCAGCGCTCTTGTTCTGCC GCACAATCTCTTCCTACATTCTTCTTTGGTTATATCAAGAAACATACCATCATCATGTGAAGCAGTTAAG GATGCATCGGTGTTCTTCTTGATAGATAATGCACTCGCCTTGTTTCTTGCGCTACTCGTAAATGTGGCCATTGTGTCGCTATCTGCAACTATATGTGTTGATAATATTTCACTTGAGACTGACACATGCAGCAGTCTTACTTTGAAGTCAGCATTCATACTATTCAAG AATGTTTTGGGAAGGTCAAAATCAGTTGTGTACTGTTTGGCATTACTAGCTTCTGGACAAAGTTGTGCGGTGATTACCACATATTCAGGCCAATATATTATGCAG GGATTCTCAGGGATGAGAAAGTTAATCATATATCTCGTTGCTCCCTGTCTCACTGTGGTGCCTACTTTGATAATTTGTAGCATCGGTGGTGCTTTACGAGTTCGTCAACTTATCAATATAGCTGCG ATCATATTATCCTTTGTCCTGCCATTTGCTCTCATTCCTCTCCTCAAATTCAGTAGTTGTCCCTCAATGGTAGGACCTTACAAGAACTCAATATCG ATCACGCGAACCTCATGGATCCTGTCTATGGTGATCATCAGCATCAATACTTATTTCTTTTGTAATAGCTTCATCAGTTGGCTTGTATATAGTGACCTACCAAGGTTTGCTAAAGCAATAATTAGCACCCTTGTCTTCCCTTTCATGGCGGCCTATGTTGCTGCGGTCATATACTTGGCTCGCAAAAAAGTTATTATCAATGTGGCACTACCGTCCAGATCAGTTTCTTGTGGGATTGAAGTGGAAGAGGTGCGAATAGAAGATGGTCGATAG
- the LOC124693529 gene encoding metal transporter Nramp4-like isoform X1, with translation MEEGRSIGREHGSQHKMGSGRVAAVAVAAGDDHIEVVAAATVAVASSSGQHDDDANGGVQQGPRWKRFLGHVGPGFLISMAYLDPSSLQTDLQAGYSHRYELLWVLLFGFIFVLIIQSLAAKLGVVTGRHLAELCMGEYPKYVRYGLWFFAELGVIAATIPGVLGTALAYNILFHIPFWAGVLICGATIILLLGLQSYGVRKLEFMIVLFMLVMASCFFIELNQVNTPVSELLEGLFVPRLRGHYAISDAVALISALVLPHNLFLHSSLVISRNIPSSCEAVKDASVFFLIDNALALFLALLVNVAIVSLSATICVDNISLETDTCSSLTLKSAFILFKNVLGRSKSVVYCLALLASGQSCAVITTYSGQYIMQGFSGMRKLIIYLVAPCLTVVPTLIICSIGGALRVRQLINIAAIILSFVLPFALIPLLKFSSCPSMVGPYKNSISITRTSWILSMVIISINTYFFCNSFISWLVYSDLPRFAKAIISTLVFPFMAAYVAAVIYLARKKVIINVALPSRSVSCGIEVEEVRIEDGR, from the exons ATGGAGGAGGGGAGAAGCATCGGGAGGGAGCACGGCTCGCAGCACAAGATGGGCAGCGGAAGGGTCGCGGCCGTCGCAGTTGCAGCCGGCGACGACCATAtagaggtggtggcggcggcgacggtggccgtCGCTTCTTCTTCCGGGCAACACGACGATGATGCCAACGGCGGCGTGCAGCAG GGACCGAGGTGGAAGAGATTTCTAGGACACGTTGGACCAGGATTTCTCATCTCCATGGCTTACCTCGATCCTAGCAGTT TGCAAACTGATTTACAGGCTGGGTACAGTCAcagatacgag TTATTATGGGTTCTCTTGTTTGGGTTCATCTTCGTGTTGATTATACAGTCGTTGGCAGCGAAGCTTGGTGTCGTCACAG GAAGGCACCTTGCGGAGCTGTGTATGGGTGAATACCCTAAGTATGTTAGATACGGCTTATGGTTTTTCGCTGAGCTAGGCGTGATTGCTGCCACTATACCAGGAG TTTTAGGAACTGCTTTAGCATACAACATTTTGTTTCACATTCCGTTTTGGGCCGGTGTACTCATATGTGGAGCTACCATCATCCTACTTCTAGGATTACAGAGCTATGGG GTCCGAAAACTGGAGTTCATGATTGTACTTTTTATGCTCGTCATGGCCTCGTGTTTCTTTATAGAGTTGAACCAGGTCAATACTCCAGTGAGCGAGTTACTTGAGGGGTTATTTGTCCCGAGACTCAGAGGACATTATGCTATCTCAGATGCAGTTGCCCTGATCAGCGCTCTTGTTCTGCC GCACAATCTCTTCCTACATTCTTCTTTGGTTATATCAAGAAACATACCATCATCATGTGAAGCAGTTAAG GATGCATCGGTGTTCTTCTTGATAGATAATGCACTCGCCTTGTTTCTTGCGCTACTCGTAAATGTGGCCATTGTGTCGCTATCTGCAACTATATGTGTTGATAATATTTCACTTGAGACTGACACATGCAGCAGTCTTACTTTGAAGTCAGCATTCATACTATTCAAG AATGTTTTGGGAAGGTCAAAATCAGTTGTGTACTGTTTGGCATTACTAGCTTCTGGACAAAGTTGTGCGGTGATTACCACATATTCAGGCCAATATATTATGCAG GGATTCTCAGGGATGAGAAAGTTAATCATATATCTCGTTGCTCCCTGTCTCACTGTGGTGCCTACTTTGATAATTTGTAGCATCGGTGGTGCTTTACGAGTTCGTCAACTTATCAATATAGCTGCG ATCATATTATCCTTTGTCCTGCCATTTGCTCTCATTCCTCTCCTCAAATTCAGTAGTTGTCCCTCAATGGTAGGACCTTACAAGAACTCAATATCG ATCACGCGAACCTCATGGATCCTGTCTATGGTGATCATCAGCATCAATACTTATTTCTTTTGTAATAGCTTCATCAGTTGGCTTGTATATAGTGACCTACCAAGGTTTGCTAAAGCAATAATTAGCACCCTTGTCTTCCCTTTCATGGCGGCCTATGTTGCTGCGGTCATATACTTGGCTCGCAAAAAAGTTATTATCAATGTGGCACTACCGTCCAGATCAGTTTCTTGTGGGATTGAAGTGGAAGAGGTGCGAATAGAAGATGGTCGATAG